A single genomic interval of Helicoverpa armigera isolate CAAS_96S chromosome 22, ASM3070526v1, whole genome shotgun sequence harbors:
- the LOC110370834 gene encoding NADH dehydrogenase [ubiquinone] 1 alpha subcomplex subunit 7 translates to MSKSKVVLRDISPVMQKFRDFLLGRKHTNALRFEPLLAARTQPQPQIPDGSSHKHAANYYYTRDGRREVAPPMDLGKALLEASSDKGAPKQAANRRPTPGPVYQWDKHYE, encoded by the exons atgaGTAAATCTAAAGTTGTTTTGCGCGATATTTCGCCTGTGATGCAAAAATTTAGAGATTTCCTTCTGGGA AGGAAACATACGAATGCACTACGCTTTGAACCGCTGCTGGCAGCTAGGACTCAGCCTCAACCACAAATTCCTGATGGATCTTCGCACAA GCATGCTGCGAATTACTACTACACTCGCGACGGTCGTCGTGAAGTAGCGCCGCCCATGGACCTCGGCAAGGCACTGCTGGAAGCTAGTTCTGACAAAGG AGCACCCAAACAAGCTGCCAACCGAAGGCCCACGCCTGGCCCTGTCTACCAATGGGACAAACACTATGAATGA
- the LOC110370816 gene encoding uncharacterized protein LOC110370816: MAKMSSARNAYILLTKNTSVPATTITRTNTVIPNAIRIPENSKKESTKMAGVGPSSFFCIRSAEGEMLNNIRMAITPGFGYGFKTYETGKPCKPNTTSSLAGDPRRLTTCQNIRAEILEKWSKRPKPDIQKEWLKNLMFN; the protein is encoded by the exons ATGGCCAAAATGTCGAGTGCCAGAAATGCGTACATTTTGCTAACG AAAAATACAAGCGTTCCAGCAACAACCATCACAAGGACAAATACTGTGATCCCCAATGCTATACGCATACCAGAGAA ttccaAGAAGGAGAGTACAAAAATGGCAGGCGTGGGGCCATCGTCATTCTTCTGTATCAGGTCTGCGGAAGGCGAAATGCTTAATAACATACGCATGGCGATCACACCCGGTTTCGGCTACGGATTTAAAACTTACGAAACCGGGAAGCCTTGCAAACCAAACACCACGTCGTCACTAGCTGGCGATCCTAGACGCTTAACGACTTGCCAAAATATTCG AGCTGAAATACTCGAAAAATGGAGTAAGAGACCTAAGCCTGACATCCAAAAGGAATGGTTGAAAAATCTGATGTTCAattaa